AATCGACCAACGAGGTATTCCCCCGGGCGTCGATGACGGCGGAGGCTCCCCCGTCATCGACCGGTGCGGCGACGAGGAACGAGGAGCCGCGCGGCGATGACGCAGGACTCACCGGAAAGCGACCACGCATCAACACACACCCCACGACGTCTCCACGCGCTCGGGCCTCCTTCGTCGTCACACCCTTGGTCGACGATCGGTCGGGGGGTGGACGCCGCGGTGGAGATGATGCGGGGCGCGATAGCGCAGCGGACTATTGCTTCGCGGCGCGTTTCTGGATCGCCGCCCACTCGTCGCGCAATCCGACCGTCCGGTGGAAGAGTCCGGGCTGGTCCGTGTCTGCGGCGAAGTAGCCGAGGCGCTCGAACTGCAGCACCTGCCCCGGCGACGCCTCAGCCACTGCGGCCTCCGCCAGCGCGTCGGTGAGGAGCTCGCGGGAGGCGGGATTCAGGTCATCCAACGGCTCACCGCTGGCCTCGCCGGGCACCGCTGCCGTAAACAGCCTGTCGTACAGCGCTGCCTGCACCGGCACCGACTGCGGCACCGATACCCAATGCATCGTCGACTTGACCTTGCGTCCGTCCGGCGCCGAGCCGCCCTTCGAGAGCGGGTCGTACGTCGCCCGCACTTCAACGACTTCGCCGTCGGAATCCTTCACGACCGACGTCGCCGTGATCAAATACGCACCCCGCAGCCGTACCTCCTTACCTGGTGACAGCCGGAAGAACTTCGGCGGCGGCACCTCAGCGAAGTCATCCCGCTCGATCACCAGGGTGCCGGTGAACGCGACGCGCCGGGTCCCGTCGTCGGGGTTCTCCGGGTTGTTCGCGACCTCGAAATACTCGACTTCCGGGTTCCCGTCGGCATCCGTCGGCCAGTTATCCAGTACCAGCCGCAGCGGCCGCAGCACGACCATCCGACGCTGCGCCGTGAGGTTCAGATCGCGGCGCACGAACGACTCCAGCAATTCGATCGCTTGCCGCGAATTAGTACGAGTCGTACCCGTCTCGACGCAGAACGCACGAATCGCACCGGCGGGGTAACCGCGGCGCCGCAGCCCACGCAGCGTCGGCATGCGCGGATCCGACCAACCCTCGACGACGCCGTCCTCGACGAGATTGCGCAGCCGTCGCTTCGAGGTGATCGTGTGCGTGACTTCCATCCGGGCGAACTCGGTCTGCTGCGGTTTGTCGCCCGGCAACGGCAACTGCTCCAGCAGCCAGTCGTACAGCGGACGGTGCGATTCAAACTCCATCGTGCACAGCGAATGCGTCACGCCCTCGATTGCGTCGCTCTGCCCGTGCGCCCAGTCGTACGTCGGATAGATCGACCAGGTGTCCGCAGTGCGATGGTGCGACGCACGCCTGATCCGGTACAGCACGGGATCGCGCAACCACATGTTCTCGGACTGCATATCAATCTTGGCGCGTAGGCACCGCGCGCCGTCCTCGAACTCACCGGCCCGCATCCGGCGCAGCAGATCCAGGCTTTCGGCGGCAGGCCGCGATCGGTACGGCGACTCGATACCCGGTTTGCCGTAGCCGCCGCGCTGCTCGGAGATCGTGTCGCCGTCCTGATCGTCGACGTACGCCTTGCCCTGCTCCACCAGGTACTCCGCCCAGGCATAGAGCTGCTCGAAGTAGTCGGAGGCGAACACCACCTTGCTCGGTTCGTAGCCCAGCCAACGCAGGTCCTCGAGGATCCCCTCGACGTACTCGGCCTCCTCGGTCTCCGGATTGGTGTCGTCCATCCGAAGGTTGCAGATCCCGCCGAACCGCTGCGCCGTACTGAAGTTGACCACGATCGATTTCGCGTGCCCGATATGCAGGTAGCCATTCGGCTCGGGCGGAAATCGAGTCTGAACCCGAGCGTCGAAAGTCCCCGCTTCGTTGTCGGCGCGGACGATCTCGCTGATGAAGTCGGTCGGTTCAGTCATGGCCGCAAGATTACCAACGCGCGGCCGCGCATCCGCGCCCACAGCGGGCCCGTCCCGATGCTGCAGCGCTCCGCCTCGCGCGCGGCCAGCCTGCGCGATTTGGGGCTGGCGCGTCCCGCCCAGTCAGAGCAGAACCCCGTTACTGATGTGTACTAACTGTTACTGTGACGCATACGTGATGGCACGATCGGTCTGACTCATGCGGACGGCTCACCACGGCCGGCGTACGACGAGATCGATGGGCCACGGGCGTTTGGAGTCACCGCCCACCAGGCGGTCGGCCGCAGTGTGCGGCGTGCGGATAACCCTCCGACGTCGTCGGTTTGCGCACCGAACACCGGACCATTGGTGCTACACCATCCGGTCCCTACCCGGCATCGAAAGCATGCGGCCACGGCGCACCACCGCCGGCCGCTTCTTCTGTTCACATGACCCATCGCCTACGAACGGATGAACATGAGCTCGCAGGACAATCCCCCTGCTGAACCAATCGACTCTGACCACTCGCCCGGGCTCGACGATTCTGAGTCGGAGGCCTCCCCGGTCGTCACCGACAGGTACGCCGGGCTACCGGAGTCGGTGCACCTGCCGCCCGCGATCCACCTCGGCGAGGACGACACCGACGAGGCGATCGTCGCGAAACTCCGCAGTCACGGCGTACGGCTCGGGAGGGGCCTGATTGCGCCGGCCGTGTTCTGGCCGGCGCTGCTGGTAATCCTCGCGATCGCCATCGTCGCGGTCGCTGCTCCGGATTTCATCGATTCGCTCTTCACCAGCATTAACGACTGGATCGTGGCGAACCTCGGCTGGTACTACATGCTGGTCGTCTCCGGATTCGTCGTGGTCGCGATCGCCATCGGACTCTCCCGGCTCGGAAAGATCCCGCTCGGGCGCGACGGTGAGCAACCCGAGTTCTCGGTGCTCACCTGGTTCGCGATGCTGTTCGCCGCGGGTATGGGCATCGGCCTGGTCTTCTATGGCGTCGGCGAACCGCTGACCTACGCGACCGTTGACCCCAAGCCGGGCTGGGATGGCAGCCAGTCTGAGATCTCAGCCCTCGCAATGGCGCAGACGTTCGTGCATTGGGGTCTGCACCCCTGGGCGATCTACGCCATCATCGGTCTCGCGCTGGGTTACGCGATCCACCGACGCGGCCGCCCCGTGTCGATCCGGTGGGCGTTGGAGCCACTGTTCGGTGAACGGGTCAAAGGTCGCCTCGGGGATCTCATTGACGTACTCGCTATTTTCGGCACCGTATTCGGTGTGGCCACCTCTCTGGGCCTCGGCGTCCAACAGATCTCTAGCGGTATGGCCCACCTCGGCATCGTCGACGCGGTCGACAACGTCCTGTTAGTTGTTCTGATCATCGTGATCACCCTGCTGGCGACCACGTCGGTGATCAGTGGCCTCGGCGCCGGCATCAAATGGCTCTCGAATATCAACCTGTCGTTCGCCGGAGTACTGCTCATCAGCATGCTCTTGCTCGGGCCAACGATTTTCCTCCTACAGAACTTCGTCGAGTCGATCGGCGTCTACCTGGCCAACCTGTTGCAGATGAGCTTCGACGTCGGCGCCTTCGAGCGCGGCGAAGGCGCCGCCGACTGGTTCTCCGGTTGGACCGTCTTCTACTGGGGCTGGTGGATCTCGTGGTCTCCGTTCGTCGGAGTCTTCATCGCGCGGATCTCCCGCGGCCGTACGGTGCGGCAGTTCATCGCCGGCGTATTGCTGGTACCGACCATCGTGGGCTTCCTATGGTTCTCGGTTCTCGGCGGTACCGGCATCTTCAACCAGATGTACGGCGGCGAGGACTACGTCACGCTGAACGCCGATGGCGAAGAGGTCATAGTGGCGGAGCAGGCGCTGTTCGACGTACTTGGCGGGCTACCGCTGGGACAGATCCTGTCGGTGCTGGCGATCGTCTTGGTGGCGATCTTCTTCATCACCTCCTCTGACTCGGCGTCGCTGGTGGTCGACATGCTGGCCTCCGGCGGTCACCCGAACCCGCCGATGTGGTCGCGGGTGCTGTGGGCGTTGCTGGAGGGCGCTATCGCTGCGGCATTGTTGCTGGCCGGCGGACTCGGCGCGCTGCAAGCCGCCGCCTTGGCCACTGCATTGCCATTCAGCGTGGTGTTGATACTGATGGCGTGGGCCAATATCAAGGCACTCAGAGTGGACGCGCAGATCTATGCACGAGATCAGCGTGATGAGCGGCTCGCCCGGGTGTCCAATCAGATCGCCGATGCGCTGCCCAAACATCCCGGATTCGAATCGTATGTGGACGATCGGATCGATTACCGCATCTCGCGTAGCCGTGGGTTGCTTCGGCGCAACACCCCGCAGAAGTAACTGCATGCCACGAGTGGTGCGTCGCCATAACGGCGGCGCGCCACTCGTCGTTTCGGCGGGAACGCTTCTCGTTGTTCCACCACGCGGTTTCTCGGGTTTCGACGCCTCGTCCCGGTCGGACGCCGATGCTGTGGCGTGGCCGGGTCCGCACGGCGATGGGTGCGATGCGAGGGCCGGTAGGCTGGCGGCATCATGACATCACCTGCTCGCCTCCGCGTCGCACCCTCGCCTACCGGTGACCCGCACGTCGGTACCGCTTACATGTCCCTGTTCAATCTCGCGTTCGCCCGCAAAACCGGCGGGCAGTTCGTGCTGCGGATCGAGGACACCGACCGCGCGCGGTACGTCGCGGACTCCGAGCAGCAGATCTTCGACACGCTTCGCTGGCTCGAACTGCCGTGGGACGAAGGACCGGATGTCGGTGGCCCATACGCGCCGTACCGTCAGTCCGAGCGCCTGGACACGTACCGGCCGTACGTCGAGCAGCTGCTCGAGTCGGGTCAGGCCTACTACTGCTGGTGCTCATCGGACCGGCTGAAGGAATTGCGCGAGCAGCAGCAGAAAGACAAGGTATCGCAGACCGGATACGACCGGCTGTGCCTGGGCAAGACCCGCGAAGAACGCGCCGCAATGCCCGGCTTCACCGAGAATCCCGTCGTGCGCATGCTCATCCCCGACGACGCGCCGCTGGACTTCGCGGACATCATCCGCGGCAAGGTATCGGCTCCGCGCCCCGACGATCAGGTGATTCTGAAAGCCGACGGGTTTCCGACGTACCACCTCGCCGTCGTCGTCGACGATCACCTGATGGGGATCACGCATGTCGTCCGCGGCGAGGAGTGGATCTCCTCGACTCCCAAACACGTGCTGCTGTACCGGATGCTCGGCTTGCCCACGCCAGCCTTCGCACACATGCCGCTGCTGCGGAACACGGACAAGTCGAAGATCTCCAAGCGGAAGAATCCGGCGGCGCGCCTGACCTGGTTCCGCGAGCAGGGTTACCTACCCGAAGCGCTGCGTAACTTCCTGCAGCTGCTGGCGTATCCGCCGGTCGAGGGCGAGACCGAGGTCGCGACCTTCGACGAATTCGTCGCCGGCTTCGACTGGACGAAGGTCAACACCGTTGGACCGATCTTCGACCTGAAGAAGTTGGACTGGCTCAACGGGCACTACATTCGGTCGCTGTCGGATGCCGAGTTGGCTGATCGGATCGTCGAGCATTACGCATACACCGGCGAATGGACCCCCACGACCGACGAGGTCGAGTTGCTGCGCCGGGCCACACCGCTGATTTCCGAGCGGCTGGTGCTGCTGTCGGAGGCGCTCGACAAACTGCAGTTTCTCTTTACGCCGGACGCCGGCATCGAGATTGCCGAGGACGCCGGCAAGGCGCTCAACGACGACTCACCTCGGGTGCTCGACGCAGCCATCGACGCACTGGCCGAGTTGGCCGATTGGTCGACGGCGACGATCGAGACCGCCCTGCGCGCGGCCGTAGTCGACGGGCTCGGCATCAAACCGAAGTTTGCGTTCGGTCCGCTGCGCGTGGGCATCACCGGCTCGCGGGTGTCACCACCGCTGTTCGAGTCGATGGAACTGCTGGGTCGCGAATCATCACTAAGGCGCCTGCGCAACTTCCGCGACACGCTGTAGTCCAGCGAGCGGGACGGGGAGCCCCGGTAGCGGGGCTGGCTACCTCTGGCGGGTGCCGCCGACCTGCCGAACATCGTCGGCGCGCCCGGTACCGGTCGGCGGCAGATGGACGCCTCGCGTGAGGCTCCCCGGCCTGCGCGCACCTACACCGCGTGCGGCGTTCCGCGGTGCGGCGTAGCGTGGGAGGGTAACCAACTTCCAGGAGCAGCATCATGCCTGAGCTACGCTCTCGTACCTCGACCCACGGTCGCCAAATGGCCGGTGCCCGCGCGCTGTGGCGCGCCACCGGTATGGGCGACGATGATTTCGGCAAGCCGATCATCGCGATTGCCAACTCGTACACGCAGTTCGTGCCCGGACACGTCCACCTCAAGGACATGGGCGACCTGGTCGCCGGCGCGATTCGCGAGGCCGGCGGCGTATCGAAGGAATTCAACACGATCGCGGTAGACGACGGTATCGCGATGGGCCACGCAGGCATGCTCTACTCGCTGCCCAGTCGTGAACTCATCGCCGATTCGGTTGAGTACATGGCTAACGCCCACACCGCGGACGCCCTCGTTTGCATCAGCAACTGCGACAAGATCACCCCCGGTATGTTGATGGCCGCGTTGCGGCTAAACATCCCGGCGATCTTCGTCTCGGGCGGACCGATGGAGGCCGGCAAGGCCGTCATCGTGAACGGCGTCGCCAGCACCCCGACAAACCTGATCACCGCGATCAACGCCTCCGCTGCCGAGGACGTCACCGATGACGGCCTGAGCGCGGTCGAGCGTTCGGCCTGTCCGACGTGCGGGTCGTGCTCCGGCATGTTCACCGCGAATTCGATGAACTGCCTGACCGAGGCGCTCGGGCTTTCGTTGCCGGGTAACGGTTCCACGCTAGCGACCCACGCCGCCCGCAAGGACCTGTTCCTGAACGCCGGCACGACGATCGTCGATATGTGCAAGCGGTATTACGACAATGACGATGAATCGGTGCTGCCGCGCAACATCGCTAACGAAAAGGCGTTCTACAACGCGATGGCGCTCGACGTCGCGATGGGCGGCTCCACCAACACCGTGCTGCACATCCTGGCTGCGGCGCTCGAAGGTGAGATCGACTTCCAACTCCCAGCGATCGACAAGTTGTCACGCTCGGTTCCGTGCCTGTCGAAGGTTGCGCCGAATCACCCGAGTTACCACATGGAAGACGTGCACCGAGCGGGCGGAATCCCTGCCCTGCTCGGCGAGTTGAACCGCGCCGGTCTGCTGAACACCGACGTGCACTCGGTGCACTCACCCGACCTGCAGGGCTGGCTGGACGACTGGGATGTGCGCGGCGGCAAGGCCACCGACACCGCGCTGGAGTTGTTCCACGCGGCACCGGGCGGCGTACGCACCACCGAGGCGTTCTCGACTCAGAACCGCTGGGACTCGCTGGACACCGATGCGGCCGAAGGGTGCATCCGGGATCTGGAGCACGCTTACACCGTCGACGGCGGCCTCGCCGTCCTCTACGGCAACCTGGCAGAGGAAGGCGCGGTCATCAAGACCGCCGGTATCGACGAAGAACTGTTCCACTTCGTTGGTACCGCTCTGGTGGTGGAGTCACAAGAGGCTGCCGTCGAGGCGATCCTGAGCAAGCGCGTACAGGCCGGACACGTCGTCGTTGTGCGCTACGAAGGGCCGTCCGGCGGTCCGGGTATGCAGGAAATGCTGCACCCGACCTCGTTCATCAAGGGCCTGGGGCTCGGCAAGGTCTGCGCGCTGATCACCGACGGCCGGTTCTCCGGCGGATCGTCGGGAATCTCGGTAGGGCACCTCTCCCCCGAGGCCGCGGCTGGCGGAACGATCGGCCTGGTCGAGGACGGCGACGAGATCGAGATCGACGTCCACGAGCGGCTGATCCGCGTCAACGTCAGCGATGCGGTACTGGCCGAGCGTCGCGCGAAGATGGAGGCGTCGGAACGTCCGTGGCAGCCGGTTGATCGTGACCGCGTGGTGAGCAAGGCACTGCAGGCGTATGCGGCGATGGCCACCTCGGCGTCCACCGGCGCGGTCCGCCAGGTTCCCACCGCGTAACCGTGTGAGCGACTGCGGCGCGTCCCCCACGTTGGGGACGCGCCGCAGTTGCGTCCTTACGTTCTCGCTCGTGCTCATTACCCAGCCCGCCCAGGTCGTTCCGCAGCACATATCGGCTTCATAACGCGCTTGTAGCGAGACGGCGTGTGGATATACCCGACGCCTCTGCCATCAGAGCCTGTCTTGAACCGGATCTGCGGGTATCGGCGGGCGATGACTATGGTCGGCCAGCGTGCGGCACGTCCACACGAGTCGACAGCAGGACGGCCGCCTTCTCGGCCGCACGCTTGTGCGCATTCGAGTCCGGGGCACCACAGGCATACAGAGTGCGGCCGTCCGCACCGCCGAGCATGCAAGCGAACAGCCCACCGCCGCCCCAAGCGATCTCCTGTAGAACTTCTCCGCCCTCGGCGACCCGCACCAGGCGCGACCCGGCCGCGTCGGCAAACCACACCGCTCCATCGGCGTCCAAACACCCACCGTCCGGGGCAGCCTTACGCACCCGCTGCAAGTGCGCAAGATCGCTCGTGGTGGGCGCGTCGCCGAACACCGCGAAGTCCTGGCGTGCTCCGAGCATGCCATCCGGCAGAATTTCGAACTTCGAAATGCGGTTGCCGTAACTCTCGTTCACGATGAGCGTGCTGCCATCGGGAGTGATCATCGACCCGTTCGGAAAGTGCATCTCCTCGGCACCGGTTTGCGCCGAGGAGTCTGGGTGCACCACGATCACGGAGGCGGTGCGGTAATCCTCGCGTTCGAACAGGTTGAACCCGAAGTGACCAACATACGCGCGTCCCTCGGCGTCCACGACCATGTCGTTGAGGAATCCCGATGCCAGCGACGACAGGTCCGCGTGCACACTGACCTGCTGATCCCGAACCCGCAGCAGCTTCTTCTCGGTCATCGACACCAGCAGCATCGATCCGTCCGGCGCCCACCCCATACCCGAAGGCCGGTCGTCGAGCTTGACGACCTCCTCGATGGCACCGTCGTCCGCGACCGTGATGACCCTGCCGGTGTAGAAGTCCGACACGAACAGTTTTCCGTCGTGCCAGCGTGGGCCTTCCAGGAAGGTGAATCCGTCCGCTACCTGTTCGAGCATGTGTGCCCCCATCATCGTCGATACGTTTCTTCGTTGACCGTACGGCGATGCCGCCTAGCCGCCAAGCGAACTCGGGCCTAGCGATGAACCCGCGACGGCACTAGCCGACGGCCGCGATGAAACGTTCGAGTTCACCAGCGATATCGGTACCGGCAGGTTGAAACACGACCTCGGTTGCCCCACGTTCCTCGAGTTCGGCGATCCGTTCACGTAACTCGCTCGCGGTTCCGGTCAGGGTCAGCCGTTTGATCTCGCTGAACGACTCTTCGTACGCCTTGCGATCGTGCTCGTTCATATTGACCAGGTGCCCCTCGTGCACCGCGAGGTGGCGTTGGTCAGCAGGTAATGCCTCGATGCTCTGCAGCCATTGGGCGCCGCCCGGTTGGTCGCGGACGGCGTCCGCGCCGCCTGCCTCGTACAGGCTGTGCAGCCGGACCGCGGTACCGTGCGCGGCGGCCTCAGCGACGCGCCGCGAGGAGAGATCCTCGCCTTCCTCCAGCACAGTCCCGTACAGCAGCAACGCCTGCCAGCCCGTCACATGCGGGTTCGGCGTCCGCGCAGCAAACGTTCCGTCACCAACCGCCATCGCCACCTTCGCGCCCACAGGTCCTCCGGCACCGATCAGGATCGGCACGTCGATCGGCCGCGCAGCCCCGAACCCGTCACCGTGCAGCATCTTGATCGGGGCGCCTTCCCATTCGACAGTCTCGCCTGCGAGCAGTCCCCGAAGCGCCCGGACGTAGTTCTCGACCTCCTTGAATCGCAGCGGCTTTTGACCCAAGGCTCGACGACCGGTGAACCCGGCCCCGACGCCGACGTACACCCGACCGGGCGCCATCTCATGCAGCATCGCAATCGCGGCGGCATTGGTCATCGGGTGCCGCAGGCTGGGCACCAGAACGCCCGGGCCAAGTCCGATCCGCGATGTCCGTTCGGCAGCGAGCGCGAGCATCGCCCACACGTCGGGGTACAGCGGCGGCGAGTCGTAAGCCCACGCCCGCAGGTATCCCAATTCCTCCGCGATCCGGGCATGTTCGGGTGTATTCATACTGGTGGCGAGGGCGCAGGAAATCTCCATGCACCGTGCCTACCACCTGCGGTGCGGTGAGCGCGAGGCTCGCTGACATATTTGTCAGCGCGACCGCTCGCTGACATAGTTGGTCGGCGCGGCCATCGCCAGCTGGCGGTCGTAAACTCGCCGGTATGACTTACCGGCGATATGTCGCGATTGGGGACTCCACCACCGAAGGCCTTGAAGACGCCTACCCACCCCACGCCGACTTGTACGCCGACAACGGCCATACGCTCTCACCGAGCCACCCCAGCGAGCGCGGCTCGTACCGGGGCTGGGCGGACCGGCTCGCGGTTCACCTCGCACAGGCCCAGGACGCGCCACTGGACTACGCGAACCTCGCCATCCGCGGGAACAAACTCGCCGATGTCCGCACGCAACTCCCGGTCGCTCTAGAGATGCAGCCCGACGTGATGTCGATCGTCGCCGGCGTCAACGACGCTTCCGGGTTCTCCTGGAACAAACACGCCGCGCGCGGCCACGTCGCCTACCTGTTCCGAAAGGCGCGCGAATCCGGTGCGGACGTCGTTACCTTCACCATGCCCGACCCCTCAGCGGTGAACTGGTTAGTTCGCCCACTGCGTCGCAATGTCTTCGAACTCAACGACATCACCCGCACGGAAGCCAAACGTTACGGCGTTCGCGTGCTCGACCTGCCCCGTTACGACGTCAGCGTTGACGCTCGGTTGTGGCACGCCGACCGGCTGCACGCGACCAGCCAGGGGCACGCCATCATCGCTCGCGGCCTGGCATTCGCCCTCAGCGTCCCCGGTTTTGACGAGTCCTTCAGCGAGAATCTGCCGTCGTCCGCTCCGGTGGGCATACGCCAGCGTCTTCGGGAGGACCGCACCTGGCTTCGCGAGTTCCTGCTGCCGCATGCGAAACGCCATCGTCAGGGAATCTCGATGGGCGACGGACGAACACCCAAGCGCCCCATTCCGCTGCCGGTCGGCCCGGAAATGATCGCCGACTAGCGACGCATTACTGCACGCCGACGGTGCGATCCCATTCGGTATCACGCAGGTCGATCACCGGTGCACCCGCCAACTTCGGGCCCTCGGTGTGCAAATGGCATTCCGAGTAACCACCGCCCGCGATCGCGTACCGGTCGGGTTTGACCTCCCGGCAGATCTCCATCGCGAACGGACAGCGGGTGGCGAACGCGCACCCCACCGGCGGCGACCACGGGTCTGGCGGCTCACCGTGGACCATGTCCTGGCGCCCTCCGCCGGAGGTGACCGCGGCCCGAGGATTCGGCACCGCGGACACCAGTACCGCGGTGTACGGATGGCGGGATTCGTGAATGACTTGGTCCTGCCCGCCGAGTTCTACGATTCGCCCCAGGTACATCACCGCGATTCGGTCGCTCACCTTGCGCACCACGGCAAGGTCGTGACCGATAAAGAGGTACGCCGAGCTCAGCTCTTGTTTGAGTCGCTGCAGCAAGCGGAGGATCTGGCCTCGGGTCGACACATCGAGCGCGCTCACGGCTTCATCCAGAATCAGCACGCTCGGATCGGTGATCAGCGCCCGCGCGATGGCGACGCGTTGACGCTGCCCGCCGGAGAATTCGTGAGGGTACTTCTCGAGCGCATCGTCGTTCAGACCGACGAGGCCGAGCATTTCCCGGACCCGACTCGGCCATTGGTCCGCGGGCTGGATGCCGTGCACCTTCAGTGGCTCCTCCAACAGTTGCCGCACGGTCATCGAGGGATTGAGCGAGGAGTACGGATCCTGGTACACCATCTGCATGGCCTTGCGTTCGGCACGAAGTGCCGTTCCGGAGAGTTCGGTCCACTCGGTTCCGGCAACCTTGATCGATCCACTTTCCAGCGGAATCAGCCGTTCGATCGCT
The sequence above is a segment of the Cumulibacter soli genome. Coding sequences within it:
- a CDS encoding ABC transporter ATP-binding protein; its protein translation is MENAAAQDAETVGIDQRPALEVTDLTVTYSRTRGLLGREKQTLHAATEVSFSIFPGEVLGLVGESGSGKSTVAQAIERLIPLESGSIKVAGTEWTELSGTALRAERKAMQMVYQDPYSSLNPSMTVRQLLEEPLKVHGIQPADQWPSRVREMLGLVGLNDDALEKYPHEFSGGQRQRVAIARALITDPSVLILDEAVSALDVSTRGQILRLLQRLKQELSSAYLFIGHDLAVVRKVSDRIAVMYLGRIVELGGQDQVIHESRHPYTAVLVSAVPNPRAAVTSGGGRQDMVHGEPPDPWSPPVGCAFATRCPFAMEICREVKPDRYAIAGGGYSECHLHTEGPKLAGAPVIDLRDTEWDRTVGVQ